Below is a window of Variovorax sp. TBS-050B DNA.
CCGGTGACCAGGGCAACCTGCCCTTCGAATTTAGGAATGCTCATAAAAGAGAAGTATCGGGCCTTGCGCCGCTCATCCGGCGAGCAGTTGACGGGTGTCCGCGAGCGTGGCCGGGTCGTACACCGACGCGGCTTCGAGCTCGGGGGCGATGCGCTTGACCGTTCCAGCCAGCACCTTGCCGGGCCCGCACTCGATGATGGCGGCGACGCCGCGCAGTTTCAAGGCCTGGACGCTCTCGACCCAGCGCACCGGACCCGCGGCCTGGCGCACCAGGGCGTCGCGGATGCGCGCCGGATCGGTTTCCACCGCCACGTCGATGTTGTTCAGCACCGGGATCTGCGGGGTCGCCAGCGTGACCGTGCTCAGCTTCTCGCGCAGCGCCTCGGCCGCCGGCTTCATCAGGCTCGAATGGAACGGCGCCGACACCGGCAGCAGCAGCGCGCGCTTGGCGCCCGCCGCCTTGAGCAGTTCGCAGGCCTTGTCGACCGCCGCCTTGCTGCCCGCGATCACGGTCTGCATCGGATCGTTGAAGTTGACCGCCTCGACCACCTCGGCGCTTCCCGCGCCGAAAGATGCGGTGGCTTCGGCGCAGCCGGCCACCACCTTGGCGGCCTCCATGCCCAGCACCGCCGCCATGGCGCCCGCGCCCACGGGCACGGCCTGCTGCATCGCGCGGGCGCGGAAGCGCACCAGCGGCGCGGCCTGCGCGAGCGTGAGCACGCCCGACGCCACCAGCGCCGAATACTCGCCCAGCGAATGACCGGCCACCACCGCGGGCATGGCGCCGCCCTCGGCCAGCCAGGCGCGCCACGCGGCCACGCCGGCCACCAGCATCACGGGCTGGGTGTTGGTGGTCAGCGCCAACTCTTCCTTGGGGCCGTTCTTGATCAGCGCGCCGACGTCTTCGCCGAGCGCTTCGGAGGCTTCGCGCAGGGTTTCGGCCACGGCCGGGTGGTCGCCCCAGGCGTCGAGCATGCCGACGGCCTGCGAGCCCTGGCCCGGAAAGACAAAAGCAAAGGATTTCATCGTTTTCTCAGCGTCATGGCGCGCCGCCGCTCTTCGAGGAGCGGCAGCACGCTACAGATTCAGCAGCACCGCACCCCAGGTGAAGCCGCCGCCCACGCCTTCGAGCATCAGCGTGTCGCCCTTCTTCACCCGGCCCGACCGCACGGCTTCGTCGAGCGCCAGCGGGATCGATGCGGCAGAGGTATTGCCATGCTCGTTGACCGTCACGACGAGCTTGTCGCGCGGAAGCTTCAGCTTCTTGGCCGTGCCTTCCATGATGCGGATGTTGGCCTGGTGCGGAATCAGCCAGTCGATGTCGGCGTCGGTCTTGCCGGCCTTGGCGAGCGTGGCCCGCGCCGCCTCCTCGAGCACGCGGACCGCGAGCTTGAACACCGCTTGGCCGTCCATGTGCAGCAGCGGCGTGCCGAGCACGTTGCCGCCCGACACATGCCCGGGCACGCAGAGGATGCCGACGTGCTTGCCGTCGGCATGCAGGTCGCTGGCCAGGATGCCGGGTTCGTCGCTCGCCTCGAGCACCACGGCGCCCGCGCCGTCGCCGAACAGCACGCAGGTGGTGCGGTCGTTGAAATCGAGGATGCGCGAGAACACCTCGGCGCCCACCACGAGTGCGCAGCGCGCGGTGCCGGTGCGGATCATCGCGTCGGCCACCGTCAGCGCATAGACGAAGCCGCTGCAGACCGCCTGCACGTCGAAGGCCGGGCAGCCGGCGATGCCGAGCTTGTTCTGGAGGATGGCGGCCGACGAGGGGAACACCATGTCGGGCGTGGAGGTGGCGACGATGATCAGGTCGACCTCTTCCGCCTTGCGGCCGGCGGCTTCGAGCGCATGGCGCGCCGCGTGCAGCCCGAGATCGCTGCTCGTGACGTCGGGCGCCGCGAAATGACGCGCGTGGATGCCGGTGCGTTCGACGATCCACTGGTTCGAGGTCTCGATGCCGCGCGTTGCCAGGTCTCTGGCAAGGTCGTCGTTGGTCACCCGGCGCGGGGGCAGGTAGCTGCCGGTGCCGGTGATGCGTGAATATGGGCTCATCAAGCGTGAAGGGCCGTCGCGTCCTGGGTCGCCGTGGACTCCTGCCGCGCGAGCAAGGGCGCGGCGTGAGCAATGCGGGCCCGCACGCGATCGAGCAGGTTGTTGCGAGCGGCATCATAAGCGCGATCGAGCGCATGGCCGAAAGCCACTTCGTCGGCCGAGCCATGGCTCTTGAACACCAGGCCGCGCAGCCCCAAAAGGGCCGCGCCGTTGTAACGACGGTGATCCAGGCGGTTTTTGAACGCTTTTAGCACCGGATAGGCCACGATCGCTGCAAGCTTGGTGAACACGCTGCGCGAAAACTCGACGCGGATGAATTCGCCGATCATCGACGCCACGCCTTCGCTGGCCTTGAGTGCCACGTTGCCGACGAAGCCGTCACACACCACGATGTCGGTCGTGCCCTTGAAGATGTCGTTACCCTCGACGTTGCCGTAGAAGTTCAAATCCTTCGAGTTGGCAGCCGTTCGGAGCAGTTGG
It encodes the following:
- the fabD gene encoding ACP S-malonyltransferase, which encodes MKSFAFVFPGQGSQAVGMLDAWGDHPAVAETLREASEALGEDVGALIKNGPKEELALTTNTQPVMLVAGVAAWRAWLAEGGAMPAVVAGHSLGEYSALVASGVLTLAQAAPLVRFRARAMQQAVPVGAGAMAAVLGMEAAKVVAGCAEATASFGAGSAEVVEAVNFNDPMQTVIAGSKAAVDKACELLKAAGAKRALLLPVSAPFHSSLMKPAAEALREKLSTVTLATPQIPVLNNIDVAVETDPARIRDALVRQAAGPVRWVESVQALKLRGVAAIIECGPGKVLAGTVKRIAPELEAASVYDPATLADTRQLLAG
- a CDS encoding beta-ketoacyl-ACP synthase III — translated: MSPYSRITGTGSYLPPRRVTNDDLARDLATRGIETSNQWIVERTGIHARHFAAPDVTSSDLGLHAARHALEAAGRKAEEVDLIIVATSTPDMVFPSSAAILQNKLGIAGCPAFDVQAVCSGFVYALTVADAMIRTGTARCALVVGAEVFSRILDFNDRTTCVLFGDGAGAVVLEASDEPGILASDLHADGKHVGILCVPGHVSGGNVLGTPLLHMDGQAVFKLAVRVLEEAARATLAKAGKTDADIDWLIPHQANIRIMEGTAKKLKLPRDKLVVTVNEHGNTSAASIPLALDEAVRSGRVKKGDTLMLEGVGGGFTWGAVLLNL